The following coding sequences lie in one Arachis hypogaea cultivar Tifrunner chromosome 4, arahy.Tifrunner.gnm2.J5K5, whole genome shotgun sequence genomic window:
- the LOC112795230 gene encoding receptor-like protein 49, whose product MGSLWSLVFQTHFLFLFSLLFSLSTIINGHQCHGTETNALLQFKESFVISKFASYNHFSYPKTVSWMPSIDCCSWDGIECDEFTGHVIGIDLSSSQLYGSIDANSSLFSLVHLQSLDLSDNDFNHSQIPTIIGNFSQLRYLNASKSGFSSSVPDVLTNLTYLQSLDLSHCDLYGEFPAGIFHLPNLTTLVLAENRNLNGVIPDFQSRALVKKLIIPATNFGGRIPTSIGNLTSLNWLSIAECNFQGSIPSSFGNLNQLVHLNLFSSGLTIGTFPLFFVNLTRLSYLNLESCNLTGEIPSWIMNLTSLEDLNLYNNTFHGEIPHSLFRMDNLTALDLGLNLLQGKLELGLFLKMRRLSYLGLSCNKLSLLNEKGSFNATLPPLEVLHLEQCKLTGGIPTWIMNLTGLRELALDENYLQGEIPNSLFSLENLATLSLSYNSFEGELESDMFLKLKKLIYLSLSDNKLTLLPGKSSSNGTLPPLEVAGLDSCNLVEFPSFLQQLDHLESLRLSNNDFKSVVPDWIWEKKSLQNLAIAKSSLTGEISPLICNIKSLVLLDLANNNLSGTIPSCLGSSSQSLQIMKLKGNKLFGHLPQTYVMGSALKMIDVNDNNLQGQLPRELANCRMLEFLDVSYNKINDSFPYWLGSLPELKVIALRFNEFHGTINCPSICTFPKLHILDLSHNKFSGNLTPEMIKNWKSMTTSNISQLQYEDSAIHIPGKFWFVYIFYSFTMSNKGVVTDYEHIQKIFYCMVAIDISSNRISGEIPSVLGDLKSLVLLNMSNNLFIGDIPSSFRKLSNLEALDLSLNSLSGKIPQELAELTFLEFFNVSFNKLSGPIPENKQFSTFEGNSFVGNQGLCGIQLKKKCDGNWFFPTGLDSDHDSGSIIEFDWKIILIGYGGGVVAGLALGNAFGSDILAWLKAIKSDSSKRVFALVVQHDRQLQNASGILDDQRTIATIVEARRPPLGRGCGYASSNPECGNSGSSKVCSYCGQGGHTVDICYNKHGYPSGHLYHPRRPRFLNRASASVNAIIVPTLPPSSPTPPVPSSVLDHEKRAPHQRTRKAGFEPYSSPTQHFSSISKKG is encoded by the exons ATGGGATCGTTATGGTCTCTTGTTTTTCAAacacattttctttttcttttttcattgctCTTCTCATTGTCCACTATCATAAACGGTCACCAATGTCATGGAACTGAAACCAATGCTTTGTTGCAGTTTAAGGAAAGCTTTGTGATTAGTAAGTTTGCTTCTTATAATCATTTTAGCTATCCCAAAACTGTTTCTTGGATGCCAAGCATAGATTGCTGCTCTTGGGATGGCATCGAATGCGACGAGTTCACCGGTCATGTGATTGGCATTGATCTGAGTAGCAGCCAGCTGTATGGATCAATAGATGCTAATAGCAGTCTGTTTTCTCTTGTACACCTTCAAAGCCTTGATCTTTCTGACAATGACTTCAACCACTCTCAAATTCCAACCATCATAGGTAACTTTTCACAGTTAAGATACCTCAATGCTAGCAAATCAGGATTTTCATCATCTGTGCCTGATGTACTCACAAACCTCACATATCTGCAAAGTCTTGATCTTTCCCATTGTGACCTGTATGGTGAATTTCCAGCTGGAATATTCCATCTTCCAAACTTGACAACTTTGGTTTTGGCTGAAAACCGAAACCTTAATGGTGTGATTCCTGATTTTCAATCAAGGGCACTTGTTAAAAAGTTGATTATCCCTGCAACAAATTTTGGAGGTAGAATACCAACATCCATTGGTAATCTTACTTCTTTAAATTGGTTGTCCATTGCAGAATGCAATTTCCAAGGATCTATTCCTTCTTCCTTTGGCAACCTCAATCAGCTGGTGCATCTAAACCTTTTTTCCAGCGGGCTAACTATTGGCACCTTTCCATTATTTTTTGTGAATCTCACCCGTCTATCTTACTTAAACTTAGAAAGTTGCAACTTAACCGGAGAGATACCATCatggataatgaatctaacatcTTTAGAGGACTTGAATCTTTACAACAATACGTTTCATGGTGAAATCCCGCACTCTCTTTTCAGAATGGACAACCTTACAGCTCTTGATCTAGGCTTGAACTTGTTGCAAGGGAAACTAGAGCTTGGATTGTTTTTGAAGATGAGAAGGCTTTCTTACCTTGGTTTGTCTTGCAACAAATTATCTTTGCTCAACGAAAAAGGTTCTTTCAATGCTACCCTTCCCCCACTTGAGGTGTTACACTTGGAGCAATGCAAGTTAACTGGTGGAATTCCGACTTGGATAATGAACCTAACTGGCTTGCGGGAGTTGGCTCTTGATGAGAATTACCTTCAAGGTGAAATTCCTAACTCTCTGTTTTCACTAGAGAATCTTGCAACACTTTCTCTTAGTTATAATTCTTTTGAAGGAGAGCTTGAGAGTGACATGTTTTTGAAGCTCAAAAAGCTTATTTATCTTTCTTTATCCGACAACAAACTCACTTTGCTTCCGGGAAAAAGTTCTTCCAATGGGACCCTTCCTCCATTAGAAGTTGCAGGTTTGGATTCATGCAATTTGGTTGAGTTCCCATCTTTTTTGCAACAGTTGGATCATTTGGAATCTCTGAGGTTATCAAACAATGATTTCAAGTCAGTAGTACCTGACTGGATTTGGGAGAAAAAAAGTCTTCAAAATTTGGCCATTGCCAAGAGTTCACTGACAGGGGAAATATCTCCATTGATCTGTAATATAAAATCACTTGTGCTTCTTGATCTGGCCAATAACAACTTAAGTGGCACCATTCCATCATGTTTGGGAAGCTCTAGCCAATCTCTTCAAATCATGAAGCTAAAAGGGAACAAATTGTTTGGTCATCTTCCTCAAACATATGTCATGGGAAGTGCCCTTAAGATGATTGATGTCAATGACAACAATTTGCAAGGCCAGCTGCCAAGAGAATTGGCCAATTGCAGAATGCTTGAGTTTCTTGACGTGAGCTATAACAAGATCAACGACTCATTTCCGTATTGGTTGGGATCACTTCCAGAGCTGAAAGTTATTGCCTTACGTTTTAATGAATTTCATGGAACTATAAATTGTCCAAGTATATGCACATTTCCAAAGCTTCACATTCTTGATCTTTCCCACAATAAGTTTTCTGGAAATTTGACTCCAGAGATGATCAAGAATTGGAAGTCCATGACAACTTCCAACATAAGCCAATTACAATATGAGGATTCGGCTATCCATATTCCAGGAAAATTTTGGtttgtttatattttctattCATTCACAATGTCTAACAAAGGGGTTGTCACAGATTATGAGCATATTCAGAAAATATTTTACTGCATGGTAGCCATTGATATTTCAAGTAACAGAATTTCTGGAGAGATTCCATCTGTTTTGGGGGATCTCAAGAGTCTTGTTTTGCTCAACATGTCCAATAACTTGTTTATTGGTGACATTCCATCTTCCTTTCGAAAACTCTCAAACCTTGAAGCACTTGATCTTTCCCTCAATAGTTTGTCAGGAAAAATTCCTCAAGAATTAGCAGAACTCACCTTTTTGGAGTTTTTCAATGTGTCCTTTAACAAACTCTCAGGTCCTATACCAGAAAACAAGCAATTTTCCACGTTTGAAGGAAACTCCTTCGTGGGAAACCAAGGCCTGTGTGGGATTCAGTTGAAGAAGAAATGTGATGGTAATTGGTTTTTCCCGACAGGACTTGATAGTGATCATGACTCAGGATCTATCATTGAATTCGATTGGAAAATAATTCTGATTGGATACGGAGGAGGAGTTGTTGCTGGACTGGCACTTGGAAATGCTTTCGGTTCAGATATTCTTGCATGGTTAAAAG CCATTAAAAGTGATAGTAGTAAAAG GGTCTTTGCTCTTGTCGTTCAACATGATCGTCAACTTCAAAACGCATCTGGAATTCTGGATGATCAACGAACCATTGCTACGATCGTAGAAGCTCGTCGTCCTCCTCTTGGGCGTGGTTGTGGGTATGCCTCTTCAAACCCAGAATGCGGCAACAGCGGTTCCTCGAAGGTTTGCTCTTATTGTGGTCAAGGAGGGCACACCGTGGATATTTGTTACAACAAACATGGCTACCCTTCCGGCCACCTGTATCACCCAAGGAGACCACGATTCCTTAATCGTGCCTCTGCCTCTGTTAATGCCATCATTGTGCCGACACTGCCTCCTAGCTCTCCCACACCGCCAGTTCCCTCTTCTGTCCTAGATCATGAAAAAAGGGCTCCTCATCAGAGAACACGCAAAGCAGGCTTTGAGCCTTACTCAAGCCCAACACAACATTTTTCTAGCATTTCTAAAAAAGGCTAA